A window of Phocoena phocoena chromosome 6, mPhoPho1.1, whole genome shotgun sequence contains these coding sequences:
- the C6H8orf58 gene encoding uncharacterized protein C8orf58 homolog isoform X2, with amino-acid sequence MLGRRRVFAVEPLGGRDGAGEDLARGCVVPGVTSTYRRIPDAAPGWSADSCKGHGRLRAPGRQVPLLQLASQDSGVEMVVGDRSLATSPGLSQDSLNSEPMQNAEPLALGAMEPPARLSRLLASRKLEQVLERSRQLPTSSASLSHYRSPKPPSNSEYEMPLFGAGGQEATKAESVLEAGLEEAEVGGLGPEAWACLPGQGLRYLEHLCLVLEQMARLQQLCLQLQTQRAPGDRKEEEPALAPSPPPSHAPGSEVHGRWERLSQTEETGASTASPPKVGVPSASPSRLSEALAEPAHTFPSSQGHRVKVLLNRIRWRSPRPAEAAAPPDGSAPRIASRDLPERPPGQTLQKTFMPSLVVKKQ; translated from the exons ATGCTGGGCCGGCGGCGCGTCTTCGCCGTGGAGCCGCTGGGCGGCCGGG ATGGGGCTGGCGAGGACCTGGCACGTGGTTGTGTAGTGCCTGGAGTCACCAGCACCTACAGACGGATCCCGGATGCCGCTCCGGGGTGGTCGGCAGACTCCTGCAAGGGGCATGGCCGGCTGAGAGCACCTGGGAGGCAGGTGCCGCTTCTCCAACTGGCCTCCCAGGACTCAGGAGTGGAGATGGTGGTTGGGGACAGGTCCCTAGCCACCTCACCGGGCCTTTCTCAAGACTCTCTGAACTCTGAGCCCATGCAGAACGCTGAGCCCCTGGCCCTGGGTGCCATGGAGCCTCCTGCCCGCCTAAGCCGGCTTCTAGCCAGCCGTAAGCTGGAGCAGGTGCTGGAGCGGTCCCGCCAGCTCCCGACTTCCTCTGCCAGCTTGTCACATTACCGCTCCCCAAAGCCGCCAAGCAACTCTGAGTATGAAATGCCCCTTTTTGGAGCAGGAGGACAGGAGGCCACCAAGGCAGAGAGTGTCCTAGAGGCAGGCCTGGAAGAAGCAGAG GTGGGGGGCTTGGGGCCTGAAGCCTGGGCCTGCCTCCCAGGGCAGGGTCTTCGCTACCTGGAACACCTGTGCCTGGTGCTGGAGCAGATGGCGAGGCTGCAGCAGCTCTGCCTGCAGCTGCAGACTCAGAGGGCCCCTGGG GATCGTAAAGAGGAGGAGCCGGCCCTGGCGCCTTCACCTCCACCCTCTCACGCCCCGGGCAGTGAGGTACACGGGCGGTGGGAGCGGCTCAGCCAGACAGAGGAGACAG GAGCAAGCACAGCTTCACCCCCAAAGGTAGGGGTGCCCAGCGCCAGCCCTTCCAGGCTGTCAGAGGCCCTGGCAGAGCCAGCTCACACCTTTCcatcctcccaggggcacagg GTCAAGGTCCTGCTCAACCGGATCCGGTGGAGGAGCCCTCGACCTGCTGAAGCCGCTGCCCCTCCTGATGGCTCTGCCCCCAG GATTGCATCAAGGGACCTCCCTGAAAGGCCTCCAGGCCAAACCCTCCAGAAGACCTTTATGCCATCATTAGTGGTTAAGAAGCAATGA
- the C6H8orf58 gene encoding uncharacterized protein C8orf58 homolog isoform X1 encodes MLGRRRVFAVEPLGGRDGAGEDLARGCVVPGVTSTYRRIPDAAPGWSADSCKGHGRLRAPGRQVPLLQLASQDSGVEMVVGDRSLATSPGLSQDSLNSEPMQNAEPLALGAMEPPARLSRLLASRKLEQVLERSRQLPTSSASLSHYRSPKPPSNSEYEMPLFGAGGQEATKAESVLEAGLEEAEVGGLGPEAWACLPGQGLRYLEHLCLVLEQMARLQQLCLQLQTQRAPGDRKEEEPALAPSPPPSHAPGSEVHGRWERLSQTEETGASTASPPKVGVPSASPSRLSEALAEPAHTFPSSQGHRRDLSHWNKVKVLLNRIRWRSPRPAEAAAPPDGSAPRIASRDLPERPPGQTLQKTFMPSLVVKKQ; translated from the exons ATGCTGGGCCGGCGGCGCGTCTTCGCCGTGGAGCCGCTGGGCGGCCGGG ATGGGGCTGGCGAGGACCTGGCACGTGGTTGTGTAGTGCCTGGAGTCACCAGCACCTACAGACGGATCCCGGATGCCGCTCCGGGGTGGTCGGCAGACTCCTGCAAGGGGCATGGCCGGCTGAGAGCACCTGGGAGGCAGGTGCCGCTTCTCCAACTGGCCTCCCAGGACTCAGGAGTGGAGATGGTGGTTGGGGACAGGTCCCTAGCCACCTCACCGGGCCTTTCTCAAGACTCTCTGAACTCTGAGCCCATGCAGAACGCTGAGCCCCTGGCCCTGGGTGCCATGGAGCCTCCTGCCCGCCTAAGCCGGCTTCTAGCCAGCCGTAAGCTGGAGCAGGTGCTGGAGCGGTCCCGCCAGCTCCCGACTTCCTCTGCCAGCTTGTCACATTACCGCTCCCCAAAGCCGCCAAGCAACTCTGAGTATGAAATGCCCCTTTTTGGAGCAGGAGGACAGGAGGCCACCAAGGCAGAGAGTGTCCTAGAGGCAGGCCTGGAAGAAGCAGAG GTGGGGGGCTTGGGGCCTGAAGCCTGGGCCTGCCTCCCAGGGCAGGGTCTTCGCTACCTGGAACACCTGTGCCTGGTGCTGGAGCAGATGGCGAGGCTGCAGCAGCTCTGCCTGCAGCTGCAGACTCAGAGGGCCCCTGGG GATCGTAAAGAGGAGGAGCCGGCCCTGGCGCCTTCACCTCCACCCTCTCACGCCCCGGGCAGTGAGGTACACGGGCGGTGGGAGCGGCTCAGCCAGACAGAGGAGACAG GAGCAAGCACAGCTTCACCCCCAAAGGTAGGGGTGCCCAGCGCCAGCCCTTCCAGGCTGTCAGAGGCCCTGGCAGAGCCAGCTCACACCTTTCcatcctcccaggggcacagg CGGGATCTCTCCCACTGGAACAAGGTCAAGGTCCTGCTCAACCGGATCCGGTGGAGGAGCCCTCGACCTGCTGAAGCCGCTGCCCCTCCTGATGGCTCTGCCCCCAG GATTGCATCAAGGGACCTCCCTGAAAGGCCTCCAGGCCAAACCCTCCAGAAGACCTTTATGCCATCATTAGTGGTTAAGAAGCAATGA